The Clostridia bacterium DNA segment CAGTAAGGCCATTGATATACCTGCTTGGGCAACCATGCAATCTCCATCCAACTTCCATTTGGATAAAGCACTTCCAATATGAACCAAAGGCCTTGTCAACAAATCATCGGAAAATAGTACATTTGAACCGTTGCCCAGAATAATCCATTTCTCATCCACCAGACCACTTATTTCTACTAGTTCCGTTTCATTTTTCGGTTCAAGGAATATTGCACTAGTCCCCCCCACGTGCCAACTATTCAAAGAAACTAGCTTCTTAATCCCAGCGTTGAGACCTGTCCTATGGCAAAATTGCATGTTGGCTACTATGGCGTCACCAATTTCTGTGATATTTCCAGCGCCGATAGTCAAAATCAGATCGTTTGGCTCTGCCTCTTTGATTGCAGCCATGGCCATCTCTTCGATGGTCCCAATATAGGTCACATTGTTTTTCTTGCATAACTCAACTAATTTTTGACTACTGACTCCTGGTATACTCTCCTCACCCGCTGAATATATATCCGAAACATAAGCAATATCGCAGAGTGTCAACACGTCAGCAAATTCTTGCATCAGCTGTTTTGTTCTTGAATATCGATGCGGTTGAAACAAACCAATAATACGCTTAAAGCCAATTTCCCTTGCTCCCCTTAACAAAGAACCAATTTCTGATGGATGATGTGCATAGTCATCTACTACTGTAACACCGGATTCTTTACCTTTTAATTGAAAACGCCGACCCACACCAAGGTAATTTAAAAAATATTGACTAATTTCCTCAGACTCAAGTCCTATGTACCTTGCGCAGATATATGCACAAAGTGCATTTAGTACATTATGGCGTCCCGGCATATGAATCGATAAGGTTGCGATAATCTCTTGATCATATTGTATGTCGAATACTTGGCGCCCTTTTACATAATGCACATTCTTCGCAGTATAGTCTGCTGGTTCATCCAAGGCAAAGGTAATTTTCTTATCTAAACCTTGCGCCAAGCGTCTTACCCTAGGACAGTCAATTCCCAAAACCGCAATGCCGGGCTCGTCTGTGGCAAAAAGAAACGCATTAAAAGCATTTTCCATGTTTTCCATGTTTCCATAATGTTCTAGATGGTCATTTTCTATGTTGGTAACGACCGCGATATGGGAGTGTAGATTCAAAAAAGACCCATCGGATTCATCCGCTTCGGCGACCATATATTTTCCTTTTCCATAAATGCCATTGCCTTGCATCCGTTCCATATATCCACCAACAACGCACGTGGCATCAATTGAAGACTGCATAAGCAATGAGCTTAGCATAGAACTAGTCGTCGTCTTACCATGGGAGCCAGCAATATTTACTGATTTTTTTTCTTCAGTCAACATTTGCAGTACTTGGGAACGGTGCAATATTGGTATACCCATTTCTTTGGCGCGCACATATTCCGCATTGTTCTCACGAATCGCCGTAGATACCACCACATAATCGATATCTTCAGTAATATGCTCAGCATTATGTCCAATGTTAATAATGGCGCCTTGCTTACGTAAGCGCTCTATAACTGGAGATTCCATCATGTCTGAACCCCGGACGATATCTTGCTTTTCTATATAAATTTTTGCTAATGCAGCCATGCCGCATCCACCTATTCCAATATAATACCAGGTTTTCATTGTTTCCCCGCTTTTCTTGTTACAGTTCTTCGATTATAAATATGGTGCTAGGACCTCCATGATCCTGTCTACTGCATTAATTTGTGCATAGGATTGGGATGATGCAGACATCCGCTCTATCGTTTCTTTGTTAAAAGTCTTAATGGTATTGATTAGTTTTTCAGCGCTCAATTCTTTTTCTTCTAATAGTAGCGCTGCACCCGCTTCTTGTTCAGCCTGTGCATTAAATCTTTGGTGGTCTGAAGCAGCGTGGGGAAATGGTATTAAAATCCCTGTTAGACCCACTGCATTCATTTCTGCTAAAAATGAAGCGCCTGCACGTGAAATCACCAAGTCTGCTTGGTGCATCAGCTTTGGCATATCATCGCTGAAGGATAGCAATTTTATTTGGGTTGGTATTGTCCCCGAAAAGCGCTCCTTAAGCTGTTCTTCTACGATTAGGTAGTTTTTTTCACCTGTTAAGAGAATCATTCGGTATCCATCAGATATTAAATCTGCTGACGCTGCAAGCACTGCATCATTTATGGGCTTGGCTCCTTGGCTACCGCCAGAAACCAAGATCGTAATCCCATCCTTATCTTTTTTGCTGCTTCCTTCTGCTTGTCTATGAAAGGCACCCCGAATTGGAAGCCCCGTATGTATAATACCCTTCTTTTTCCAAAAATGTGCTTTGCTTTCCACAAAAGTTACACAAATATTCTTAGAAAACAGACTGCCTAGTCTGTTTACCAATCCTGGAAAAGCATTTTGCTCATGCAGTACCACAGGAATGCCCAATGTCCAGCCGGCCACAATGACAGGTAAACTCACATAACCACCTGTTGCAAAAATTAGCTTGGGTTGTTTTTGCTTTAAGATGGACCTAGCCTCTCCGATACCAATGAAAGCTTGGTGCAATGCTTTTAACTGTTTTCGAACGCTCTTATTCATAACACCAGCAGCGCTCACCGGAATAAAACAATAGCCCATTTGACTTACAATTTTTTCTTCCATTCCACCGCGACTCCCGAGATAACAAATCTCCAAATCGCCTCGTCCCATTAGGGCTTCTGCTACTGAAATAGCAGGGTAAATATGGCCTCCTGTTCCTCCACCTGTTACTGCAATGCAATTTTGCTGCATATCAACTCTCCTCTGAATATCTGGAAACATTTAAAATTAGTCCCGATGCCGCTAGCGTAATCAAAAGGGATGTACCGCCATAACTGATGAATGGCAAGGTAATGCCCGTTGTAGGAATCATATTCGTCACAACAGCAATATTGATAAATCCCTGCATGGATATAAGGTAGGTTAACCCAATAGCCAAATAGCGCATGTAAAGACTGGGTGCTTTTTTGGCAATACTAAATCCACGATATGTAAATAGGATAAACATGGCAATTACCAAGCTGGCTCCTATGAAACCCGTTTCCTCTGCAAGTATAGCAAATATAAAATCCGTATGTTGCTGAGGTACCCAATAGATTTGTCTACTATTGCCTAAACCTAGTCCACGTATTCCCCCAGATCCGATAGCATACAACCCTTGTAGGATTTGGTATCCACCGTCTAGTGGTTCCAGCTTAGGGTTCTTAAAAATCTCCCACCGGCGCATCTGGTAGGCACTCTTCGAAATAGTTAGGATTCCTAATCCTAAACCACCAAAGCCCATCATACCCAAATGCATAATTTTCGACTTAGCAATAAAAAGCATAAAAAAGCCAGTGGTCGCAATCATAAAGGTCGTTCCCAAATCAGGCTCCGCCAAGACTAATCCAGAGATTAGGCCAATAATCAGTATCGCTACCAAAAAATTGGGCCAAAATTTCCGAATATTTTCCTTCCAGCTACTTAAAATGCCAGCCATTAAAAACACCATAGCAAGTTTAGCAAGCTCTGACGGTTGAAAACGGACGGGACCAATAAACATCCATCTAGCTGCTCCATACTCCTCTGCCCCAACACCGATATAGAGCACTGCAATCAAAGTACCCAACACAAATAGGCAAAACAAAGGGGTAAAACGCTTTACGAGCGTAAGTGGCAAAAACATGGCAATGAAAAATACAAAAAGTCCCAGTATCGCCCATTTAAGCTGCTGGCTAAAGTAATAAAAAATCTTTCCCTCATCCCCTAGGCTTCCACCGCCTAATGAGCTCGAAGAAAATACCATCAGCAAGCCAAATATTAACAGGATCATGATAGATAAAATCATGAGGAAATCTGGATTTTTTTTATTGGATACTTCCTTTTTCGATACCATGCACGATCTCCTTAAAGGCCTCACCGCGGTGCTCAAAATTGCGGAAAAAGTCAAAACTTGGGCAGGCTGGTGACAGCAGTACTATATCGCCCCTTTTGGCTTTCTTTCTAGCTAGTAGAACCGCTTCAAGCATCTCATTTACCTTATAATAGCGACTCATGCCAGCTTTCTCAAGAGCCTCAGCAATTTCATCTTTTGTCTGACCAAAGAGAATTACCTCTACATCTCTACTTACAATAGTCTTAGCCAACTGGGAATAGTCTGCTTTTTTAGGACTTCCACCCAACAGTATAAATACTTTAGAATTATAACTATTCAATGCCATCATGGCTGAATCAGAATTAGTAGCCTTTGAGTCATTTATATACCGAACACCATCAATACTGCAAACCTCTTCTTGTCGATGCTCTACACCCTTGAAGCTTCGAATTCCTTCTGCAATTTCCATGGTATTCAATCCCAAAGCATGGCAGATACAGATCGCACAAAGTGCATTTTCAACATTGTGTTTTCCAGGAAGTTTTAGCTCACTTCTAGGCATAATGGAAGCCACATGATTTCCCCGCCGCAGCCACAAAACCTCTTCCTCTAAATAAGCGCCCTCCACATGCTGCTTGGTACTGAAAAAAAGCACCTTTGCTTTGGTTTCACCAGCCATCATTCTAAGTTCTGAATCATCATAATTCAAAACCGTATAATCTGAATCTGTTTGATTTAAATAAATTCTTTTCTTAAGTTTTATGTATTTTTCCATCGTTTTATGACGAGCCAAATGGTCTTCTGTTATGTTGGTGATGGCTGCCACCACTGGATGGAATTGACGAACTGTTTCCAGTTGATAGCTAGAAACTTCAAAAACACCAATGGTATCTTCCTTTGCTTGGTCAACCAATAAAGAAAGTGGATCGCCAATGTTGCCAGCCATCAAGGAATCTTTCTTTGCACCTTTCAAGATATGATCTACCAAGGTAGTCGTGGTGGATTTTCCATTGGTACCAGTTACAGCAACATAGTTTCCAGGAAAATATCGTGTTGAGAGTTCCATTTCTCCAAGCAATTCTATCCCTTGCGACTGTATTTGCCTAACAATAGGGCGGTCCAACGAAATCCCAGGAGAAATTACGCAAAAATTATATTTTGTAGCTTCAACATTGAAAGAATCATCTGAAAAAAACAAATTCAGATTCTTCTGCTTAACAGATAATTGATTTAGATCTGCCTCGCCCCTCTTAATTTCATCATATAAATCAACATCGGCACCCGAACGGCTTAGTAGATTCGCCACAGCTAAGCCACTTTTGCCCATCCCGAGAACCAATATTTTCTGCTTCTTCATAATGTCCGTTTATCCTCCATTACCAATCCTTATAAAATAATAAGAACACCCAGTAGGCAAAATACTAGTGATACCAAAAAGAACACACCAACAATCTTTACTTCCGTCCAACCTTTCAACTCAAAATGATGATGTATTGGACTCATGAGAAAAAGACGTTTCCCCCCAGAATATTTAAAATACATCACCTGTAAGATAACCGATAGCGTCTCACTTACAAACAGGCCACAAAGAATAATCAGCAGAAGTTCCAGTCCCATTTGAATCGCCATCACTCCGATCAAGCCGCCTAAGGCCAATGACCCGGTGTCACCCATAAACACCTTGGCTGGATATCGGTTGTAAAAAAGAAATCCCAAAAGAGCACCAACGGCAATAACTGCTACGCCTGCCAAGGAGACATTCCCAAAGCGTGTGGCAATAAATGCCATGGCCAGAAAAACAGGAAGGCTACTTGTTGCTGCCAAACCATCTAGGCCGTCCGTCAAATTCAAAGCATTCGGTACCGCAAGTAGCACCAGGATATCTATCGCGAATTTTATCCAAAATGAATCCACAACCCAGGTTCTACTAAACAAATATAGGTAGTCGGATGACTGTCCAGCCAGCGCCAGTGATAGTACGATAGCAAGAATTAACTGTCCTATGAATTTTTGTTTTGGTGTTAAGCCTTCATTTTCTTTTTTGCGAATTTTTAAATAATCATCAGCAAAGCCCAGTATGGCAAAGCCAATAAAGCCAATCATAGGGATTAATTGTTTACTATAGCATCCTAGTGCAAGCACAACAATTGGTATGATAAATATAAAGCCACCCATGGTTGGAGTACCAGCCTTTTTCAAAT contains these protein-coding regions:
- the murC gene encoding UDP-N-acetylmuramate--L-alanine ligase, whose product is MAALAKIYIEKQDIVRGSDMMESPVIERLRKQGAIINIGHNAEHITEDIDYVVVSTAIRENNAEYVRAKEMGIPILHRSQVLQMLTEEKKSVNIAGSHGKTTTSSMLSSLLMQSSIDATCVVGGYMERMQGNGIYGKGKYMVAEADESDGSFLNLHSHIAVVTNIENDHLEHYGNMENMENAFNAFLFATDEPGIAVLGIDCPRVRRLAQGLDKKITFALDEPADYTAKNVHYVKGRQVFDIQYDQEIIATLSIHMPGRHNVLNALCAYICARYIGLESEEISQYFLNYLGVGRRFQLKGKESGVTVVDDYAHHPSEIGSLLRGAREIGFKRIIGLFQPHRYSRTKQLMQEFADVLTLCDIAYVSDIYSAGEESIPGVSSQKLVELCKKNNVTYIGTIEEMAMAAIKEAEPNDLILTIGAGNITEIGDAIVANMQFCHRTGLNAGIKKLVSLNSWHVGGTSAIFLEPKNETELVEISGLVDEKWIILGNGSNVLFSDDLLTRPLVHIGSALSKWKLDGDCMVAQAGISMALLSQKAMLEGLSGLEALSCIPGTLGGAIYMNAGVKDVCIWDLVEQVRVADKGRIHNLSCTEANATYRHTKFMDNTIPTIVLDVRLRMYKDDVSRIEGRMKAAKKMRKTQPSGFSAGSTFKNPPGKSAGQLIEECGLKGYKVGDAQISSEHANFIINLGNASAKDILSLIKICQNRVLEQFGISLETEVLLIDYRI
- a CDS encoding phospho-N-acetylmuramoyl-pentapeptide-transferase — its product is MNNLEIRGYLIAASLALLWALVTGKILIPFLTHLKFGQEIRLDGPQGHLKKAGTPTMGGFIFIIPIVVLALGCYSKQLIPMIGFIGFAILGFADDYLKIRKKENEGLTPKQKFIGQLILAIVLSLALAGQSSDYLYLFSRTWVVDSFWIKFAIDILVLLAVPNALNLTDGLDGLAATSSLPVFLAMAFIATRFGNVSLAGVAVIAVGALLGFLFYNRYPAKVFMGDTGSLALGGLIGVMAIQMGLELLLIILCGLFVSETLSVILQVMYFKYSGGKRLFLMSPIHHHFELKGWTEVKIVGVFFLVSLVFCLLGVLIIL
- the murG gene encoding undecaprenyldiphospho-muramoylpentapeptide beta-N-acetylglucosaminyltransferase; this translates as MQQNCIAVTGGGTGGHIYPAISVAEALMGRGDLEICYLGSRGGMEEKIVSQMGYCFIPVSAAGVMNKSVRKQLKALHQAFIGIGEARSILKQKQPKLIFATGGYVSLPVIVAGWTLGIPVVLHEQNAFPGLVNRLGSLFSKNICVTFVESKAHFWKKKGIIHTGLPIRGAFHRQAEGSSKKDKDGITILVSGGSQGAKPINDAVLAASADLISDGYRMILLTGEKNYLIVEEQLKERFSGTIPTQIKLLSFSDDMPKLMHQADLVISRAGASFLAEMNAVGLTGILIPFPHAASDHQRFNAQAEQEAGAALLLEEKELSAEKLINTIKTFNKETIERMSASSQSYAQINAVDRIMEVLAPYL
- the murD gene encoding UDP-N-acetylmuramoyl-L-alanine--D-glutamate ligase, whose amino-acid sequence is MKKQKILVLGMGKSGLAVANLLSRSGADVDLYDEIKRGEADLNQLSVKQKNLNLFFSDDSFNVEATKYNFCVISPGISLDRPIVRQIQSQGIELLGEMELSTRYFPGNYVAVTGTNGKSTTTTLVDHILKGAKKDSLMAGNIGDPLSLLVDQAKEDTIGVFEVSSYQLETVRQFHPVVAAITNITEDHLARHKTMEKYIKLKKRIYLNQTDSDYTVLNYDDSELRMMAGETKAKVLFFSTKQHVEGAYLEEEVLWLRRGNHVASIMPRSELKLPGKHNVENALCAICICHALGLNTMEIAEGIRSFKGVEHRQEEVCSIDGVRYINDSKATNSDSAMMALNSYNSKVFILLGGSPKKADYSQLAKTIVSRDVEVILFGQTKDEIAEALEKAGMSRYYKVNEMLEAVLLARKKAKRGDIVLLSPACPSFDFFRNFEHRGEAFKEIVHGIEKGSIQ
- a CDS encoding cell division protein FtsW; the protein is MVSKKEVSNKKNPDFLMILSIMILLIFGLLMVFSSSSLGGGSLGDEGKIFYYFSQQLKWAILGLFVFFIAMFLPLTLVKRFTPLFCLFVLGTLIAVLYIGVGAEEYGAARWMFIGPVRFQPSELAKLAMVFLMAGILSSWKENIRKFWPNFLVAILIIGLISGLVLAEPDLGTTFMIATTGFFMLFIAKSKIMHLGMMGFGGLGLGILTISKSAYQMRRWEIFKNPKLEPLDGGYQILQGLYAIGSGGIRGLGLGNSRQIYWVPQQHTDFIFAILAEETGFIGASLVIAMFILFTYRGFSIAKKAPSLYMRYLAIGLTYLISMQGFINIAVVTNMIPTTGITLPFISYGGTSLLITLAASGLILNVSRYSEES